A window of Zingiber officinale cultivar Zhangliang chromosome 5A, Zo_v1.1, whole genome shotgun sequence contains these coding sequences:
- the LOC121981294 gene encoding salt tolerance receptor-like cytoplasmic kinase 1 translates to MHLALLIILLLLAAAAAVVLTISLATVAYVKMFRRCKPFSGCCFGGSDDFDMGPARARVADGPGTESEKGNPAPKQEAVPRRMGWAEVESATGKFSPSAVVGEGGSSTVYLARLPDSSLAALKLHRPCERLHHAFRLELDLLLRLCHPHIVRLLGYCDDREAEGALLFEYVPNGSLHEKLHGGGGEVLPWARRVAVAHQVAQALDYLHEGCDPQVVHGDVKAANVLLDGRMEAKLCDFGSARVGFSAAVAPPRPGRTMVVGSPGYVDPHYLRSGMISKKSDVYSFGVLLLELVTGGEAFDSERERRLTADMAPVLRDVERRAAEVVDPGLAGEYDAGEAAEVLGMAAMCLGDNPSLRPPMSHVVRMLREKNAASIGAVGVTKTSCST, encoded by the exons ATGCATTTGGCCCTGCTTATAATCCTTCTACttctcgccgccgccgccgccgtcgtcCTAACTATTTCTTTAGCTACGGTCGCGTACGTCAAGATGTTTCGAAGGTGCAAACCATTCAGCGGTTGCTGCTTTGGGGGCTCGGACGACTTCGATATGGGTCCCGCCCGGGCCCGCGTCGCCGATGGTCCGGGAACTGAATCGGAGAAGGGGAATCCGGCTCCGAAGCAGGAAGCGGTTCCGAGGCGGATGGGGTGGGCCGAGGTGGAGTCGGCCACCGGGAAGTTCTCCCCCTCCGCGGTGGTCGGCGAAGGCGGATCCAGCACCGTCTACCTTGCACGCTTGCCGGATTCCTCCCTTGCCGCCCTCAAACTGCACCGCCCCTGCGAGCGCCTCCACCATGCCTTCCGCCTGGAGCTCgacctcctcctccgcctctgCCACCCCCACATCGTCCGGCTCCTCGGCTACTGCGACGACCGCG AGGCAGAAGGGGCTTTGTTGTTCGAGTACGTACCGAACGGGAGCCTTCACGAGAAGCTCCATGGTGGCGGCGGGGAGGTGCTGCCGTGGGCGCGGCGGGTGGCGGTGGCGCACCAGGTGGCGCAGGCGCTGGACTACCTTCACGAGGGCTGCGACCCTCAGGTGGTGCACGGAGACGTGAAAGCCGCGAACGTGCTCCTCGACGGCCGGATGGAGGCGAAGCTGTGCGACTTCGGATCTGCGCGCGTCGGCTTCTCGGCGGCGGTGGCGCCGCCGCGACCCGGGCGGACCATGGTGGTGGGCTCGCCAGGGTACGTCGACCCGCACTACCTGCGGTCCGGGATGATCTCCAAGAAGAGCGACGTGTACAGCTTTGGGGTGCTGCTGCTGGAGCTGGTCACCGGCGGGGAGGCGTTCGACtcggagagggagaggcggctgACGGCGGACATGGCCCCCGTGCTGCGGGACGTGGAGAGACGGGCGGCGGAGGTGGTGGACCCCGGATTGGCCGGGGAGTATGATGCCGGAGAGGCGGCGGAGGTATTGGGGATGGCGGCGATGTGCCTGGGGGATAACCCTAGTCTCCGCCCTCCGATGTCGCACGTGGTGAGAATGCTGCGGGAGAAGAACGCGGCATCCATCGGGGCCGTCGGAGTAACAAAAACCAGTTGTAGTACTTAA